The genomic stretch ACGGTACGATTTCCGTTAGTACGGTACGATCTCCGTTAGTACGGTATGATTTCCGTTAGTACGGTATGATTTCCTCATGGAGAAGCCCCGGAACAAGCCCTGTGCCTGCTTCCTTTCAGAAACCACACCTTCATCATCCTGCACCTCGTCTTGCAAGGAATGGTTTATACTGAATACACCTGGGAAATACTGGGCTACTGTCAAGAGCTGGACTTCTCCTTGTGTTACCTTCTTCTGCCCTATCTGCTGCTGGTTGTAAACCTGGTTTTTTTCACCCTGAGTTGTGTAACCGACCCTGGTAAGTTGAGGCTCTTGGTATAGACAGCTCAACTGTCAGTCTTACTAATAGTGCTGCAAGCAACTAGTGATCCCTGGAAGACCTTGAAAAGATTTGATAGTTAGTGTCTTCATGATCTTtccgtgtgtttttttaaatatatttttattgatttcagagaggaagggagagggagagagagatagaaacatcagtgatgagagagaatcaccgatcggctgccttctgcacgcccgcacactggggatcgagcacacaacccaggcatgtgcccttgaccggaactgaacccaggacccttcagtccgcaggccaacgctctagccactgagccaaaccggccagggcatgatcTTTCAGTTTTGAgagttttctaattttattttttccttctttgaccatgggttatttagaacagttaaaaattttccatatgtgccgaaacaggtttggctcagtggatagagcgtcggcctgtgactgaaaggtcccaggttcgattctgctcaagggcatgtaccttggttgtgggcacatccccagtacagcgtgtgcaggaggcagctgattggtgtttctctctcatcgatgtttctatctctctctctccctctcccttcctctctgtaaaaaaatcaatctaatctaataatagacaaatatgcaaattgaccgcacctttgctacacctaagccacgcccaccagccaagccacgcctgccaaccaatcaggacgagtatgcaaattatccaacaaaatggtggttaatttgcatatcaagacagcgtcgaaagaagccaagagctgcagaagggaggagcgaaggcagggccgggggcgaagggaaaagcaggcaggctggcggagaaggcggggcgggcgacaagggaggagcggaggcggggtagagtgtagcaggaaaccctattgcaggatttttcctgcaacgggaacgctagtaaaatatatttttaaaaaaataaaaaataaaaagattaattatagtttaaaaataattttccatatgaattctTTAGTTTAAATTTTTGATACTTCCACTTAATTGTATTATATAGAGAGCTTATGGTCTGTAGGATactatttcttttgaaaatgttattgATATTTGCATTATGCCTGGGCATGTGGTTTTTGTAAATGGTCTGTGTGTGCTTAAAAAAGAATTTGTTCTTGGATACAGAGAACTATATAAGTACATTATATCAAGTTTGTTAATTATGTTCAAATCTTTTATATTCATACTATGTTTTTTGTTTGATCACTTACTGAGAGGTATGTTATCTCATTCTGATAGTAGATTTGACAGATTTCTTCTTGTAAGTTTTTGCTCAATATGTTTGGAAactggtgtgtgtgcatgtgtgtatgtctaTTAGCTATACATGTATTCTTACTAGATGCATTCACATTTAGAATTAGTATTACCACTTCCTTGAAtctcttttcaaaatataatgaacTTCTGTCACTGGTCATTGTTTCCAAGACTCTTTCGTTTGATATTAATGTTCCTATACTGTCTGTCTTCTGATTGATATTACTCCCTTCCCGTTTTTTTACTTTATACCTTTCCTGTCCGTGAAGCattaaatgtccatcagctgatgagtagATAAAATGTGGTTTGCCTGTTTAATGAACTCCTCTTCAGCAACAAGAAGGAAggcagtgcttgcacctgctatAGCATGGGGGAATCTTGAAAATATTACgttagtgaaagaagccatatacaaaagaccacatattgcgTGATTCTACATACAAgtatccagaaaaggcaaatccatgGAGACAGGTGTATGGGTTAGTGGTTGCCTGAAGTTAGGGGATTAGAGAGAAGTGGGGCTAAAGGATTTCTTTTTGGAGGTGatgtaaatgttctaaaattgtggttgcacaactctgaatgTACCAAAAActattgaattgtacatttttaaataggtGATTTGGGGTTTTAATTTCTCAGTAAAgctgttaaaattataaaatgagttGTTTATTAAATACGGCAGTTTTCTTGTGCTGTGTCAGGTCAGGTTTTGTGACTGTCCAGTCCTGTATTGCTTGAAACTGACATCTGTCCTTACTTTCAGGTACCGTCACAAAAGCAAACGAAGCATTGTTTCTTCAAGTTTATGAATTCGATGAAGTGATGTTCCCGAAGAACGGGCGGTGCCCTACTTGTGATCTAAGGAAGCCAGCACGATCCAAGCACTGCAGTAAGTGGCCCTGGCTGCTCCAGCTCCGCCCTCCACAACAGCACGGCTGCGTCTGTAAGGGAACGTTACAGACGTGGGAAGCAGGGCCATTTGGCTCCCAGACATGGGGCAGCCCCTGCTGGTAGGGGCCCCATAGTGGTTTCTTTCAGATGCCTGGGGTGAGGTCTTGTATTCTTCTATAATGAATGGGCCACGCTCAGTCCTGGGCATGACGGCCTTCCTTTGCCCCGTGGACAGCATGCTGCCCAAGAGAGGTGTCTGCAGGGTACTGCGCTTGCAGATTTCAGTCCTGGCAGAGCCTGTGTTTCAGGGGAGTTACCAACATTCTAGACTAGAGTTGTCCAAAAAAATACAATGTGAGCCACATacatgattttaaattttctagcagCCACCttacaaaagtaaaatatagGTGAAatttggcctggccggtgttctcagtggttagagcgttggcctgtacaccgaaaggtcatggtttcaattcccagtcaagggcacttacctgggttgcacattgtttctctctctctctctctctttctctccctccctccctcttcctctctccccttctccccctttctccctttccgcctctcacctcccaccctcccacactctctgaaaagcaatggaaaaaatatcctcaggtgaggataaccAAAAAGGTGGAATTAATTTTAATCATATAATTTACTCAACCTAACATATCTACAATACTATTTTAGCATATagtcaatacaaaaaaatcattcatgcccagctggtgtggctcagtggttgagtgtcagcctacaaagcaggaggttattaatatttctctcttctccgcATCCAGTGCGGCTAGAGAGtggtccggttcctgagtaggggcaacgggggattgagaaaatgagacagacacaaatacagtagggaaagctgggactgggtgggaccactgtcctctgatggagagacagggacccagagccaatacagcgagtttattttatacagcaaaataccaggaagttttactaaagcccaagacaaaggagattatgtgcattcttaaggcttctttgtaatcgtcacttctgggtgggcccggataatcgtgtttgttcctggtgcttggctggatttagataatgaaacccaccccctggcacctgagctgaaggtcaggctgacaacactcctgcctctggcaaggtgtgtttccaggacgtggctctgccaacgccactggattcagctgacaataattaaagaaaagctcatgtgccttcccaggcgctctctacaggaggtcacggttcaattccctatcagggcataagcctgggttgtgggcttgatccccagtggggggcctgcaggagacagccaatcaatgattctctctcatcattaatgtttctgtttctccctctcccttcctctctgaaatcaattcagaaatatatatttttaaaaaatcattcatgggatagtttatattctttttcataCTGAGTCTTTGAAtctgatatatattttatgtttacagCACCTCTCATCCAGACCctaaattttcattgaaaatacTGGATCTGTATTTAGATTTCATACAATTTACAGTTGGAATAGCAGATTCACTTACCCAAGCTATTCCCAACATTTTTGTAAGTTTTTCAGTAACTGAATCAGTACCAAAAAGTCATTTCCTTTAATATCCACATCTACATTAATATAATGGTTCATTTTTGTCAGAAGAATTGATTTGACTTTAAAGCAAAGGCATTAGTTTTGAAACTAAGTTAAGTAAATTCACCAACTCTTGCGTCATCTCAGTATTATTCACATTCAACTCAAAAGGATTAGTTCACAAATTGGAAAACATCTGTACGTTTATTGATGTCAACAAAGTATTTTTTCAAGTGTTTCTCGTAGCCACATATCTAGTTCTCAGTACCCACCTGTGGCTGGGCTAGTGGCTGCTGTATTGGACACTGCAGTCCTAACAGCTTGGTGACAGCAGCTGCCTGCCATTCCCCCAGCTCAGACCGCCAGTTTGTGGCAACGTCAGTGGGTGTGCATGGTGTCATTGTCTCATCAAGAACCACCGGTTTCTGTGCAGGTGTGTGTAACCGGTGTGTGCACCGTTTTGACCATCACTGTGTGTGGGTGAACAACTGCATCGGGGCCTGGAACGCCAGGTACTTCCTTATCTACCTCCTGACATTGACGGCGTCAGCTGCCACAATGGCCATCGTGACCACTGTGTTTCTGGTCCGGCTGGTGGTATTGTCGGACTTGCACCAGGAGACTTACGTAGATGACCTTGGACACTCCCAGGATATTGACACCGTCTTTCTTATTCAGGTAATTAGTTATTCGGGTAATTTTGTTGTGGGCTGTATATTTCTGACTTCCAGTTTCCAATTGGAAAAAGGACATTTTGTTTTCCCAGTAAAAACATGAagccattcctttttaaaaattgatatataatcttttaaaattggtAAATAATTCACATACCGTAAAATTTACCCTTTCAAAATATACAATTCAGTGATGTTCGTATGTGCAgggttgtgtaaccatcactacTGATTTCAGAATATTGCATCACGCCAGAAAGTATTTCCTCACGCTGTGTCtattagcagtcattccccattCCATTCTCCCCCCAGCCATGGCCCCCGCTAATCGACTTCCTGTCCCTATAGATGTACCTTTCTGGCcatttcatatcaatggaatTACACAATATGTGGCCTTGCAGGTTGGCTTCTTTCACAGAGCATGACTTTTtgaaggttcatccatgttacagCATGAATCAGGACTTCGTTTCTTGTTATGGCTGAAAAAGATCCATTGTGTGGAATTGCCACATTTTGTTCCATTcgtcagttgatggacattgggcGTTGTcactttttggttatttttgaataaatctgctgtgaacatttgtgtacaagctTTTGGGTGGACAtaggtttttctttctcttgagcTCGATGGCTGCGAGTGGCGTTGCTGGGTCAGATGGAAACTGATCGATTGAGGAACTGCCAGGCTGGTTCCCAGAGCAGCTGCGtttcacattcccaccaccaGCAGGCAGCGGTTCCCGTTCTCCacgtcctcgccaacacttggtatttttattatagtcagCCCagctcttttacctccttggaccagaatccactttttttttttaaagagatatatACAGGAAAGCTGCTACTTTCCAGCctctctccatctttttttttttttttaattctcactgaggatatttttccattgatttttagggagagtggaagagagagaaagacagaaatattgatctgAGAGAaatacacattgattggttgcctcctgcaagagccccaaccagggctggggtcagggaggagcctgcaaccgaggtacgtgccctcgctggaattgaacatgggacccttcagtccgcaggcctctatccactgagccaaaccagctaggactctctctcttttttttaattatatttttattgatttcagagaggaagagagagagagaaacatcaatgatgagtgaaagtcactgattggctgcctcctgcactccccacactggggatcgagcccacaacctgggcatgtgccctgaccaggaatggaaccgtgacctcctggttcataggttgatgctcaaccactgagccccgctggcCAGGCCAGAATCCACTTTATAATTATGCATCACATTTGAGTGTGTCTTTTTAGTTTCAAGCAGCGCCctgctttttgtgtgtgaaatGGGCATTTAGTAGTCTGGGTGCCTATTAGAATGTTCCACGTTCTAGATTTGTCTGTTTCGAAATTGTGTCATCTAATCTTTCTCTGTTTCCTAGTAGTAGTATAAACTGGAAGCTAGTTCTAGAGCCTTGATTAGATGAAGGTTACCTTTTTCTTTGCAAAGGTGCTTCCTAAGTAGAGTCGTGAGTTCCTCTCGATCCCATCAGGCGGAGCCTAGGGTCAGGGAAGCCTGGGTTGGCCGGTCAGGGGTGGCCACCAGCTGTCCCCGCTGGCGAGGTGCCTTTTCCCCTCGGCAATGGCagtctgtgtgtgtggtttcagTTTTGTATTGAGGACTTTCTTTAGGCTAGATGCCAAAAAATATGAATGCTGGGCCAAAGATGATCGGCACTTGTAAGTTTTCTAATATTAACATCTGTTGTCAGATTGCGTTTAAAACCTTGATGGTAGAGCACCGAGTACATGGTTTCACAGCTCAGAGCCGGCATGGCGCTGCTGGCTGGGAGGCGCCTCTAGTTTGATAGGAAAATATGGTGTgccttttaaaaaggcatttcttTCATTACTTTTGATTACTTCGTcattcatttgtatatcttcttttgtgaatgATGTTCTTTAACTGTTTGTCCTGTTTGATATTAGGACCAACTTTTGATTTAAGGTCTTTACATAATAACAATAGTTTCTTCTTGTAttttctatttgtgtgtgtgtgtttttctttgtgttttttaaaaaatatattttactgattttttacagagaggaagggagagggatagagagttagaaacaccaatcagctgcctcccccgcaaccaaggtacatgctcttgaccggaattgaacctgggacccttcagtccgcaggccgacgctctatccactgagccaaaccggttagggcttgtgtgtgttttttatataaaaagtttaaatattctTCATCTTCAAATGTGTCTTTTTCTTTGTAACTTCAGTTAGAAATTCTCTCCTATCAAGAGTTTTTATAAttgtttgcttctctttttccctaactttcaaaaatattgaactctcaaatttctttattataaaaaataacttataaaaatTCAAGCAGTCAGAGGTGTTTAAAATAAAGGGGGGAGGTGGGAATAAGTCAAGGTGGTCATAGGGCACAAACTTCAGTCCACGGATGAACGAGTCCTGGGGGTGTATGTGCAGCATGGCGCCTAGGTAACAGTGTATTGTGTATTGAAAGGTGCTAAGAGGCTAGCTCTTAAAAGTTCCCACCACAAAGAGAAAGTGTAACTGTGAGGTGCTGGATATGTTAGCTAAccttactgtggtaatcatttcaatatatatacatagaaaatcaGTACATTTTGCACTGCTGTGTGCACCTTAAACTTTCACAATGTTATACATCAATTATATGTTAAAGCTGggtggggaaggaaagaaaatttaaaacatcttgaaaaaaaaaaaagaagaaatgaaaacatacccCTCCCCTCCCGACACTTTCACTCCAGAGGCAACTTCTTTTATAGTTTGGTGGGTATACTTCAGGCTTTTTTCCTACGTTTGTTTATGTTGCCATACATGTCCATGGAGTCGTGTTCGCACAGACAGGACCCATGGTGATCCTTGCGTCTTGTCTTTCTCACGGGGCAGTATGTCACCAGCATCTCTTCCAAATCAGTGCCTGGACGTTGGCCTTATTTGGTTGGCTCCTGATTATGCCATGGTTTGACTGTCCCAGAGTCTTACTCTTCCTCGTGGATGCACATTCATAAATTCAGTGCCACTGTACAGTGAGCACCCTTGTACTGTATCTCTGGCCGTTTCGTTTTGAGGGGGGGGGAGTCTTCTGTCCATCTGGATTTTATTGTAATGCATGGACTCAGAGGTACctgcatttctttttgtttttataagaagGTAAGTGGCATAGCACCATCTCCCGAGtgtcttttcccttttcctccgGCGTACACACTTCGTTCATCCCATGCTAAGCTCTTGTATATGCAGGGTGTCTCCCCGGGCTGTTGGTCAGTGCTGTGTGTGGTTCTGACTTGTGTTGAGTGGGTAgatgtgcacggaggggggggtgagCTGGGAGGCAGCTCTGACAGTCTCGTGGATGAGACCAGGGCTGGCGGGTGCTGACCCTACCGTGTCAGCCCGTGGCCTAACGTGCCGCTGCTTCTTGGCCCGCAGCACCTGTTCCTGACCTTTCCCAGGATCGTCTTCCTGCTGGGCTTCGTCTTGGTGCTGAGCTTCCTCCTGGGCGGCTTCCTGTGCTTTGCTCTGTTCCTggccgccaccaaccagaccacGAACGAGTGGTGCCGAGGTGACCGGGCCTGGTGCCAGCATTGCCCCCAGGCGGCCGGGGCCCCATCCGCAGAGCCCCGTGTCTACCGGAACATTCACTCCCACGGCCTCTGGAGCAACCTCGGAGAGATCTTCCTACCTGCTGCTGCACATtgtgagagaaagaagaaatgagaatGGAAGAGTGTTACTGCCTTTTAAATatagttcattttaaatatagttcatttatttatgcatatgGATACTTTCTgagcatgtttttttctttctgttctgtgtTTATAAATCGCCTTTCAGTGgttaaggaagggaagagaaaggtagGGCTTACTGAGTGCCTAATGGAAACCCTCCTCGGTCATCCTCTGCTCACTCAGCCTGTCGGAACGGAGCTTCTGGAGTCCTGGTGACTTCTCAGGTTCCCAGTGACCTTGGTCTCCCACTAGACTTGGCTCCGGGACAGGAGGGGCCCCGTGGCTGTGTCCCCTGGTGTGCAGGAGGGTCTCAGTAACTTGGAGTTGTGCCTGGCTCTGCCTTCTTCATGTCCTCATCTCTCCCaggtgcagtggtcggcaaactcattagtcaacagagccaaatatcaacagtacaacgattgaaatttcttttgagagccaaattttttaaacttaaacttcttctaacgccacttcttcaacatagactcgcccaggccgtggtattttgtggaagagccacactcaaggggccaaagagccgcagtggctcgcgagccgcagtttgccgaccactttcCCAGGGCAAGGCTtgactttttttctcctttccttaacTATACCAGCACCCTCACTCTGGCCTGTTGAGCTTGTGGCCTCCTGTCAGCCCTCCACTGACCTCTTGTGGCCATATTAAGTATTttctgtccttttaaaaaattttttttgattggttttaagaagggggagagagatggacgatagaaacatcaatttgttgttccgcttatttacgcattcattggttgcttcttgtgtgtgccctgacccgagATCACACCTGAAACCCTGGATTATTGGGACGGTGTTCTAACTGACCAGTGCCTGCCCTATATTTTCATTCCTAACTAAGCACAAGTAATTCAGTGCAGAGAGAGACTCATAGGAAGTGCTGAGGGTTTTAGGATGGGAGAGCCTTCAGGAGCAGAGTACCCGAGGTTCCCTCCCAGGCCACTCGGAAGGGATCGGGGAACAGAACTCGGGACAGGAACTGGTAGGGAGGCATCATTTGACATCGGAGCCCCTGGAGTTCAGACGAGATACGTTCTTCAAAGTGAATTGCTGAGGCTGAGCCCGCGCCCTGCGCTCCCACCCTGTGCTTGGTGGTGGGAAAGGACAGTGAACGTGTGGGCTTTGAACCGGGCTCGGGGACAAAGGGAGGGGCCGGCTGCCCgtcctgcggggggcggggtggaggggagcgCAGGACCCAATGAGCACTCGGTGGCGGCTGTCACTCGGCCTTGGCCGCTGCGGGCGACAACCTGCGCGCCCGAGGGCCCCGGGCGGTCTcgcggcgcgggggcggggcctgcggggcgcGCACCTCCGGCCGCGGCGGCGCCCTTCCGCGCCCGCAGACGTCGCCGCCAGGTGGCGCCCTCCCGAGAGCGGGCGCTCGCCGGGACTGTGTTGACCCCTGCGGGCCGCCGTCGCCGCGCTCGGCAGTCCCCCGCCGTTCGCCTCCGCGGCGTCGGCTCCCGAGCTCTCGGCGGCGCCGCGGTCGCACCCCGGGGTTTCCCGCTGGCTGGCGGACGAGATGGCCCCCTGAGCGGGCCCGAGCCgggagcggcgggcgggcgggcgccgcGGCCCAGGCCCGGCTCGGCGGGCGGGGTGCGGGTCGCGGCCTCTTTGTCTCCCGGGCGGCGGGCGCGTCCGCGGGGCTCGGGGCGGAAGTCCCGCCGCGCTCGCGGCGCCCCGGACCGCGGCGGCCGCGCCATGAGCGACATCCGCCACTCGCTGCTGCGCCGGGACGCGCTGAGCGCCGCCAAGGAGGTGCTGTACCACCTGGACGTGTACTTCAGCAGCCAGCTGCAGAGCGCGCCGCTGCCCCTCGGCGACAAGGGCCCCGTGGAGCTGCTCGAGGAGTTCGTGTACCAGGTGCCCAAGGAGCGCGGCGCGCAGCCCAAGGTGCGGCGGCTGGGCGGCCGGGGCCCGCGGCCGGGGCGGCTCTCCCGCGCTCTCCCGGCTCGGCGTCCAGGGTTGGCCGGACCACCGCGCCCTGCCCGGCCGGGCTCCGCTCTCGCCCTTGGTCTGGCTCCTCTGGAGCCCTGAGCGTGGCTCGGCTGGTGCCTGCTTGGCGGGCGTGTGACAGCCGTGCCTCCCTGGTGTTCAGGAGGCGCTTTGCAGGCCCCGGGCTGGTGCACCGTGAGGTGTAATGACATTTCCCGGGGGGGCGCCGTGGAGGTCTCCTCCCGGGCACCCGGGCTTCGGGGCGGGGGCAGTTCCCTGGGGGAGAGAGCGGCCCGTTTTCTTACTGTGGGAATGAATTCGTGCGCCTGTTCACGCTCCGTGTCTCATCGCTTCTCCTGGGTTTGTTTTATAGAGATTGAATTCACTCCAGGAGCTCCAACTGCTTGAAATCATGTGCAATTATTTCCAGGACCAATCCAAGGACTCTGTCCGGCAGATTATTTTCTCATCCCTTTTCAGCCCCCAAGGGAACAAAGCGGATGACAGCCGGATGAGCTTGCTGGGAAAACTGGTCTCCATGGCCGTGGCTGTGTGTCGAATCCCAGTGCTGGAGTGTGCAGCCTCCTGGCTCCAGGTACTCTCTAGAAACGCCTTCTCCCCGGCTCCGAGGAGGGGTGTTCAAGTGGCGGGATTTCTTGAGAGGCCTTTGCCGCGTGCGGTCTGCCTGATGTCGCTGCCCCGGA from Eptesicus fuscus isolate TK198812 chromosome 6, DD_ASM_mEF_20220401, whole genome shotgun sequence encodes the following:
- the ZDHHC4 gene encoding palmitoyltransferase ZDHHC4; the protein is MDFLVLFSFYLALLLIGGVTLCICLKTRYLKGLVRGGAQVFAYIIPEWLQRAMLRLLHYLFHTRNHTFIILHLVLQGMVYTEYTWEILGYCQELDFSLCYLLLPYLLLVVNLVFFTLSCVTDPGTVTKANEALFLQVYEFDEVMFPKNGRCPTCDLRKPARSKHCSVCNRCVHRFDHHCVWVNNCIGAWNARYFLIYLLTLTASAATMAIVTTVFLVRLVVLSDLHQETYVDDLGHSQDIDTVFLIQHLFLTFPRIVFLLGFVLVLSFLLGGFLCFALFLAATNQTTNEWCRGDRAWCQHCPQAAGAPSAEPRVYRNIHSHGLWSNLGEIFLPAAAHCERKKK